The genomic stretch CGCAGCGCCAGGCGCTGTTCATAGGTAATGCCGATGGCATCCAGCACGCTGTCCGTGTGTTCGCCCAGGGTTGGCGGTGCGGTACTGGCGCTGATCGATTCGCCGTTGATACGAATCGGGTTCGCCACCAAGTGCACTTCTCCCGCTTGGCGATGGGGCAGCGTTTGCTTTAGGCCTCGGGCTTTCACGTGGGGGTCGTCGAAGACGCGGTCTAGGGTGTTGATTGGCCCGCAGGGTACACCCGCCGCTTCAAATGCTGAGAGCCACGTATCCGTAGGCTGCGATGCTAAAGCGAGTTCTAACATTGGCACCAGCGTCTCGCGATGCTGCACACGGCTACCGTTAGTGGCAAAGCGTTCATCTTGCGCTAGCTGCGGTTGATCGATCACTAGGCAGAAGCGCTTGAACTGCTCGTCGTTGCCCACCGCCACGATCATATGGCCATCCGCCGTGGCAAACGCCTGGTAGGGCACGATATTGGGATGCGCGTTGCCCAACCGCTGAGGCACCTGACCAGAGGTCAGGTAGTTCAGCGCCTGGTTCGCCAGCACGCCTACCTGAACATCCATTAGGGCCAAATCAATGTGGCAGCCTTCGCCCGTGTCGCGGCGCTGATAGAGCGCGGCCAGCACTGCGTTGGCGGCATATAGGCCGGTAAAGATATCGGTAAAGGCCACGCCGCTTTTGACCGGGCCGCCACCGGATTCGCCGTCCGGCTTGCCGGTCAGGCTCATGATGCCGCCCATGGCTTGAATCATGAAGTCATACCCCGCCCGG from Halomonas meridiana encodes the following:
- a CDS encoding CaiB/BaiF CoA-transferase family protein; the encoded protein is MSTAAKPLAGIKVLDISRVLAGPWCGQMLADMGAEVIKIERPQSGDDTRHWGPPWLSGSVESAYYLCANRGKRSVTVDMAKPEGQALIKQLAAQSDVVLENFKVGGLKKYGLDYASLKAMNPGIIYCSITGFGQESPYAHRAGYDFMIQAMGGIMSLTGKPDGESGGGPVKSGVAFTDIFTGLYAANAVLAALYQRRDTGEGCHIDLALMDVQVGVLANQALNYLTSGQVPQRLGNAHPNIVPYQAFATADGHMIVAVGNDEQFKRFCLVIDQPQLAQDERFATNGSRVQHRETLVPMLELALASQPTDTWLSAFEAAGVPCGPINTLDRVFDDPHVKARGLKQTLPHRQAGEVHLVANPIRINGESISASTAPPTLGEHTDSVLDAIGITYEQRLALRQAGII